The following proteins are co-located in the Maridesulfovibrio sp. genome:
- a CDS encoding ATP-binding cassette domain-containing protein encodes MDHKSVISFKDVCFGYGQHMVLDHASFEIMPGDYLAVIGPNGGGKTTLLKLLLGLIEPQQGSIEILGMPPGRHGGRIGYMPQYTTVSASFPITVRDAVLMGKVSPGFKGVFGLSFGNGSAGEVEKALERVGMLEHIDRKVSDLSGGQKQRVFIARAIVDEPKMLLLDEPAASVDQAGKSGLYCLLKELNAEMTIVMVSHDISVLGQGVKSVACVNRKVHLHDQPKITRELLSEAYGETLKGTCPIELVTHGELPHRVLEFHPESDETEGDWNA; translated from the coding sequence ATGGATCATAAAAGTGTAATAAGTTTTAAAGACGTATGTTTCGGGTACGGTCAGCATATGGTGTTGGACCATGCCAGCTTTGAGATAATGCCGGGAGACTATCTTGCTGTAATCGGACCTAACGGGGGCGGCAAAACCACTTTGCTCAAGTTGTTGCTGGGGCTGATTGAACCGCAACAGGGCAGTATTGAAATACTGGGTATGCCTCCGGGCAGGCATGGCGGGCGCATCGGTTATATGCCGCAGTACACGACAGTTTCCGCCAGCTTTCCCATTACTGTCCGTGATGCAGTTCTTATGGGTAAGGTTTCTCCGGGCTTTAAGGGAGTCTTCGGCCTGAGTTTCGGAAATGGTTCCGCTGGAGAGGTTGAAAAGGCTCTTGAGCGGGTTGGGATGCTAGAGCATATAGACCGCAAAGTCTCCGATCTTTCAGGTGGACAGAAGCAGCGGGTTTTCATTGCCCGGGCTATTGTGGATGAACCGAAGATGCTGCTTCTGGATGAACCTGCTGCCAGTGTGGATCAGGCCGGTAAAAGCGGTCTTTACTGCCTGCTCAAAGAACTTAATGCAGAAATGACCATTGTTATGGTCAGTCATGATATTTCTGTACTCGGACAGGGCGTGAAATCTGTTGCCTGCGTCAACCGCAAAGTGCACTTGCATGACCAGCCCAAGATTACCCGTGAGTTGCTCAGCGAGGCTTATGGCGAAACCCTTAAGGGTACATGTCCTATTGAGTTGGTAACTCATGGAGAACTTCCGCACCGTGTGCTGGAGTTTCATCCTGAATCAGATGAGACTGAAGGAGACTGGAATGCTTGA
- a CDS encoding GDSL-type esterase/lipase family protein has protein sequence MQLLFIGDSLTSGVSDSERLGWAGRICKQLDPQGAKLTAYNLGVRASTTAHIESRWEKEAADRVNPDAPVLLIFCMGAPDAVKDISLEQSKACAENILHSAKNNYATLLITPPPMINEEKDKRTINLSAEFNKICSKLDIPCLDINSPLRENPAYIKALKESDGVHPNAEGYGIMAGVISKFISPYILPHLS, from the coding sequence ATGCAACTTTTATTCATTGGAGACTCACTTACATCAGGAGTTAGTGACTCGGAGCGGCTGGGCTGGGCCGGAAGAATTTGCAAACAGCTTGATCCACAAGGAGCTAAACTGACAGCGTACAATCTCGGCGTACGGGCATCCACCACAGCACATATTGAATCCCGCTGGGAGAAAGAAGCCGCCGACCGCGTCAATCCTGATGCTCCGGTTCTGCTGATATTCTGTATGGGTGCACCTGACGCGGTTAAAGACATTTCGCTTGAGCAGAGCAAGGCCTGTGCTGAAAATATTCTCCACAGCGCAAAAAACAACTATGCAACCTTGCTCATCACTCCACCGCCCATGATTAATGAAGAGAAAGACAAAAGAACAATAAATCTTTCTGCTGAGTTCAATAAAATATGCTCAAAACTTGACATTCCCTGTCTGGATATTAATTCTCCCCTGCGGGAAAATCCCGCTTACATCAAGGCCCTCAAGGAAAGCGACGGAGTCCATCCGAACGCGGAAGGTTACGGCATCATGGCCGGAGTGATCAGCAAATTCATTTCCCCTTACATCCTGCCCCACCTCAGCTAA